Within Terriglobales bacterium, the genomic segment TGGCAGGATGGGCGTCACCCGTCCCAGCAGCTTCTGGTACGCCACCGCGGCCTGGGCGAAGTACGCCACCTCGGAGGGACCGCCGATATAAGCCAGGGTGGGCAGCAGGTAGTCCTGGACCACCGGCCGCAGCAGCACGTTGGCGCTGAAGTTCTCCGGCGCACCGGCGATGCGCCGCAGCAGCTCCTCCTGAGAGAGCCTCTCCTCTCCCAGGGTAAAGGCGTGGTTGACGCGGTGCACGGGCAAGCGGCCCCCCTCCTGCATCCCGAAGAGCAGCGTGGAGGAAGCCGTGACCTTCACCTGCACGTGGTAGCCGGCGGTCTCCAAGGCGCGGCCGCGCTCGAGCAGGGCCTGGTCCAACTCCGCGGCGCCCGCGATCGCGGCCTGGTAGATGGGCACGGCCAGGGCGTGCAGCTCAGGGTCGGAAGCATCGAGCAGCACCACCCCGGAGTGCGCGAACAGGCGGGAGAAGAGGCGGGCGAAGGCGCTGCCCAAGGTCTCGCCCGGACGGTAGCACTCGCGCAGGAACCGCGTGGTCGGAGTATCGCCCATGAGCCTGGCGGCCTCCGCCACGACCGCCTCGATCTCGGCGGCGAAGCGCACCGTTCCCACGGGCGCGCCCGGCCCGCCCGCGGCGGTGCTGGTCAGCTTCACCAGCCCACCCTCGAGGCCGGGCAGGGTGGCGTGGTTGACCTCCGCCAGGTCGTGGTCTTCGGTGGCCAGCCAGAATACCGGGACGCATTCGACCCCGCCCTGGGTGAGCTCCGCGGCCAAGCGGATGGCGGAGAGCGCCTTGTAGAGGGCGAACAGGGGCCCGCCGAAGAGCCCGACCTGCTGCCCGGTCACCACCACGGCGGCGCCGGCGGCCAGGCGCCGGATGCTGTCCAAAGTAGCCGCCGAGGCCCCCCAGGCCCGGTTCTGGCGCTCCAGAATCTGCGTAACCCGCGCGCGCCGGCCGGCATCAAAGTGCAGGGACCGGGACTCCTGGGGGAACCAATCGCGGGTCAGGGGAGGATGGGCATAGAACTGGCCCACGCGCTCGAAATGGGAGGTATAATCCGCAAACAGTCGGGTGACATGGGGGATGGCTGAAAGCGGGATACAGTCGGTAGTCACCAGCCGCACATCCTCCGTCCCTGGTACTGAACGAACTCCCCAACCTCTCCTTCAGCCCGGGTTGGATTGTACAGGGGAGCACGGAGTTGGATGTATGAGTTCAAGCACAGTTGCAGGAAAA encodes:
- the bshC gene encoding bacillithiol biosynthesis cysteine-adding enzyme BshC, with translation MTTDCIPLSAIPHVTRLFADYTSHFERVGQFYAHPPLTRDWFPQESRSLHFDAGRRARVTQILERQNRAWGASAATLDSIRRLAAGAAVVVTGQQVGLFGGPLFALYKALSAIRLAAELTQGGVECVPVFWLATEDHDLAEVNHATLPGLEGGLVKLTSTAAGGPGAPVGTVRFAAEIEAVVAEAARLMGDTPTTRFLRECYRPGETLGSAFARLFSRLFAHSGVVLLDASDPELHALAVPIYQAAIAGAAELDQALLERGRALETAGYHVQVKVTASSTLLFGMQEGGRLPVHRVNHAFTLGEERLSQEELLRRIAGAPENFSANVLLRPVVQDYLLPTLAYIGGPSEVAYFAQAAVAYQKLLGRVTPILPRFSATLVEPRAQRLLERYQMGVADTFHGPERLREMLAARALPAEVSGGLEAAERSLRESLAGVQGSLQKLDPTLVEAAGRAASKMQYQLDRLRQRAARAELRRSQEVARHADLLSASLYPNHDLQERQLAGVFFTARYGTELLLRLYDAARAACPDHQVIRL